The following coding sequences are from one Shewanella violacea DSS12 window:
- a CDS encoding tryptophan halogenase family protein has translation MMHAIKEVTIVGGGAAGWLTAAVIAAEHISHLRDSIHVTLIESPEVSSIGVGEGTWPSMRSTLEKIGISESEFMLCCDASFKQGSKFVAWKNGHHTDSYYHPFMAPQGYGQANLHHAWQEYHPDDTFAHITCVQASICDAGRAPKQLGTPQYAAVTNYGYHLDAAKFAKLLMQHCTAKLGVKHIVDHMTDIISAENGDIAQICTRKSGKISGDLFIDCTGMSSLLLGKHFNIPFIEKRHILFNDTAMALHVPYEDDNIQIASTTLSTAQTCGWIWDIGLPSRRGVGYTYSSSHTCDQQVQDDLITYIAKSIGQKRAEQLSPRKISFTPGHREKFWHRNCVAVGMASGFIEPLEASALALIELSASMISEHLPVNREQMEITAKRYNERFRYRWSRVIDFLKLHYVISERQDSQYWHDNRDQQTITASLKEQLALWKYQPPNRHDLMQNEEIFPSASYQYVLYGMGFNTHISKAKMSDKVEFARQCFGEVSQNKAKYIEGLPSNRDLIKAIKQG, from the coding sequence ATGATGCATGCCATAAAAGAAGTGACTATTGTTGGTGGTGGAGCAGCGGGCTGGTTAACTGCAGCAGTCATTGCCGCCGAGCATATTTCTCACCTTAGGGATTCTATTCATGTCACATTAATAGAATCCCCCGAAGTCAGCTCAATCGGCGTAGGTGAAGGTACTTGGCCTTCAATGCGATCGACTCTAGAAAAGATAGGCATCAGCGAATCTGAGTTTATGCTTTGTTGTGATGCCTCTTTTAAACAAGGATCCAAGTTTGTGGCTTGGAAAAACGGTCATCACACAGATAGCTATTACCATCCTTTCATGGCCCCCCAAGGCTATGGTCAAGCCAACTTGCATCACGCTTGGCAAGAATATCACCCCGATGACACATTTGCCCATATCACCTGTGTACAGGCGAGTATTTGCGATGCCGGACGAGCCCCGAAGCAGTTGGGAACGCCGCAATATGCCGCAGTAACAAATTACGGCTACCATCTGGATGCAGCTAAGTTTGCAAAACTATTGATGCAACACTGCACGGCAAAATTAGGTGTGAAGCATATTGTGGATCACATGACTGATATCATCTCCGCCGAGAATGGCGATATTGCCCAGATCTGTACCAGAAAATCTGGCAAAATCAGTGGTGACCTATTTATCGACTGTACTGGTATGTCGTCTTTATTGTTAGGCAAACATTTCAATATTCCCTTTATCGAAAAACGTCATATTCTGTTTAATGACACCGCCATGGCACTGCACGTCCCCTACGAAGATGACAATATACAGATTGCCTCGACAACACTATCTACGGCTCAAACTTGTGGCTGGATTTGGGATATAGGACTCCCCTCCAGACGAGGCGTTGGATATACCTACTCCAGTAGCCATACCTGTGACCAGCAGGTTCAAGACGATTTAATTACTTATATCGCTAAGTCCATAGGACAAAAACGAGCGGAGCAGTTGAGTCCAAGAAAAATCAGCTTTACCCCAGGTCATAGAGAAAAATTTTGGCATAGGAACTGTGTTGCGGTCGGAATGGCATCGGGCTTTATCGAACCATTAGAGGCCTCGGCACTGGCATTAATTGAATTGTCAGCCAGCATGATCAGTGAGCACTTGCCCGTAAACCGTGAGCAGATGGAGATCACAGCGAAGCGTTATAATGAACGCTTTCGATATCGCTGGTCACGAGTCATCGACTTTCTCAAACTCCACTATGTCATCAGCGAACGTCAAGATTCACAATATTGGCACGATAATCGAGATCAACAGACCATCACGGCATCTTTAAAAGAGCAGCTTGCACTGTGGAAATACCAGCCACCGAATCGTCATGATCTGATGCAAAATGAAGAGATTTTTCCATCTGCCAGCTACCAATACGTATTGTACGGCATGGGGTTTAACACACATATAAGCAAGGCGAAGATGTCCGACAAGGTAGAATTTGCCCGGCAGTGTTTC
- a CDS encoding TonB-dependent receptor, protein MQHKKFKKTALATSLSLAISATALTPVYAAEEQEIEVIAVTGIRGSLVKSTDLKRSASGVVDAITAEDIGKFPDSNLAESLQRITGVSIDRNNGEGSQVTIRGFGPQYNMVTLNGRAMPGAGDGSSRAFDFANLASESVSAVEVYKTGKANIASGGIGGTINIITRKPLSDPGLKVSIGAKALYDTTNRVGDDITPELSGLLSWTDDSEMFGISLTASHQVRHNAAVGAFVSDWRTSAWDGTVPNTPTTAQDGDKIVLNNPPAMGQLHALPSDIRYTVADRERTRDNAQLTLQFRPIDAFTATLDYTYSQLETIEHRAEQSIWMDSFKTDFTFDNETVKTPIIHSEDRRWQDPRDLGLALQEGNTLNENNSIGLNLSYDVSDDFKLSLDVHDSKAKRSPNAAYGSWINVGLGANVVAGQTGIFNGGLPLMQVDFNDSTRPGLNTNGVLDAGDVGTSMLDRDEYSHETDITQIRLDGSYEFDNGGIDFGIESRSMSSHTVQRDLMTEMGGWGISNPGELPDGYLSPIDFANEFDDYSTAGGWTQGFTGSASEVGAWAADKYGFDFGSIDAISTDSLIKEDINAAYVQLDLSGDLGDMPYNVVIGLRYERTDITSTSNTAIPTAVHWDSNNDFSVQQGAITDSNPVSIDSSYSHLLPNLDFDIEVIDDVVARFSYSKTISRPSYNDLSAAVIGLGGPTAPSILAGSLPGGASSGNPALVPFESDNFDVSAEWYFDDASYASIGYYEKRVSNFIGNEPEVKNQYGLRDPSNGPRAAQAIADLEALGESVTDTTLFSMVAANDLGVAYGSQTNEWFENNYTAIANNDDPLMDFETSAPVNNQEAKINGFELAVQHFFGDTGFGAQANYTTVNGDVGYDITADPGEAQFALFGLSDTANLVLMYENFGFQTRIAYNWRDEFLSGINGQDPVFTEAHQQIDLTISYEVFENFNVSLDGINITGEGFRSHARSGAQLWNLEQGGARYSLGARYTF, encoded by the coding sequence ATGCAACATAAAAAATTTAAGAAAACAGCATTAGCTACTAGCCTATCACTTGCAATAAGTGCCACTGCACTCACGCCTGTATATGCAGCCGAAGAACAAGAAATTGAAGTCATCGCTGTAACAGGTATTCGTGGTAGTTTAGTCAAGTCTACTGACCTGAAAAGAAGTGCTAGCGGTGTTGTTGACGCCATTACCGCTGAAGATATTGGTAAGTTCCCAGATTCTAACTTAGCTGAATCTCTGCAACGCATCACAGGTGTGTCTATAGACCGCAATAACGGTGAAGGCAGTCAGGTCACGATTCGTGGTTTCGGCCCACAATACAACATGGTAACCCTAAACGGCCGTGCGATGCCTGGTGCCGGCGACGGTAGTAGCCGAGCATTTGACTTTGCAAACCTTGCATCTGAGAGTGTTAGCGCCGTTGAAGTATACAAAACAGGTAAGGCCAACATAGCGTCAGGTGGGATTGGCGGCACCATTAACATTATCACCAGAAAGCCATTAAGCGATCCGGGACTCAAAGTCAGTATAGGTGCTAAGGCATTATACGACACCACCAACCGTGTGGGTGATGATATAACACCCGAGCTGTCGGGTCTCCTCAGCTGGACTGATGATAGTGAGATGTTTGGTATCTCATTGACTGCCAGTCATCAGGTGCGTCACAACGCAGCAGTAGGAGCATTTGTTTCTGACTGGCGTACTTCAGCTTGGGATGGAACAGTACCTAATACCCCAACCACAGCTCAAGATGGCGATAAGATTGTACTCAACAATCCACCTGCAATGGGTCAGCTTCACGCCCTGCCCTCAGATATTCGCTACACAGTAGCTGATAGAGAACGCACCCGTGATAATGCGCAATTAACCCTGCAGTTTAGGCCTATTGATGCCTTTACTGCGACCTTAGATTACACTTACTCTCAGCTAGAAACCATAGAGCACAGGGCTGAGCAATCTATCTGGATGGATTCGTTTAAAACCGACTTCACTTTCGATAACGAGACAGTAAAAACGCCGATTATTCATAGTGAAGATAGACGTTGGCAGGACCCTAGAGATTTAGGCTTAGCACTGCAAGAAGGCAACACCCTTAATGAGAATAACTCTATCGGCTTGAATTTGAGCTATGACGTCTCCGATGACTTCAAGCTAAGCTTAGATGTCCATGACTCGAAAGCCAAGCGAAGCCCGAACGCTGCATATGGTAGCTGGATCAATGTGGGCCTTGGTGCCAACGTTGTTGCAGGTCAAACTGGTATTTTTAATGGTGGACTACCATTAATGCAGGTTGATTTTAATGACTCGACCCGCCCAGGCTTAAATACTAATGGTGTCCTGGATGCGGGAGATGTCGGTACATCTATGTTAGATAGAGATGAGTACTCACATGAGACCGATATCACCCAAATTCGTCTGGACGGTTCATACGAGTTTGATAATGGCGGCATCGATTTTGGTATCGAGTCACGTTCCATGTCGAGTCATACGGTCCAGAGAGATCTCATGACCGAGATGGGCGGTTGGGGTATTTCCAATCCTGGTGAGCTACCTGACGGTTACCTCTCTCCGATTGATTTTGCCAACGAATTTGATGACTACAGCACTGCAGGAGGCTGGACTCAGGGCTTTACCGGTAGCGCATCTGAAGTGGGCGCATGGGCAGCTGATAAATATGGCTTTGACTTTGGTAGCATAGATGCCATCTCCACCGATAGCTTGATTAAAGAAGATATCAATGCGGCTTATGTGCAGCTCGACCTGTCCGGTGACTTAGGTGATATGCCGTACAATGTCGTTATTGGTCTTCGTTATGAAAGAACCGACATCACTTCGACTTCTAATACGGCAATACCGACTGCCGTACATTGGGACAGTAACAACGACTTCTCAGTTCAACAAGGCGCTATCACAGACAGTAATCCCGTCTCAATTGATTCAAGTTACAGTCATTTATTACCTAACTTAGATTTTGATATCGAAGTCATTGACGATGTGGTTGCACGCTTTTCATATAGTAAAACAATTTCACGTCCATCATACAATGACTTAAGCGCGGCAGTTATAGGTCTAGGTGGACCTACGGCACCATCTATATTGGCAGGCTCTCTACCTGGTGGCGCGTCGAGTGGTAACCCTGCACTCGTTCCTTTCGAATCTGATAACTTTGATGTCTCAGCAGAATGGTATTTCGATGATGCAAGTTATGCCTCTATCGGATACTACGAGAAGCGTGTAAGCAACTTCATCGGTAATGAGCCTGAAGTCAAGAATCAGTACGGTTTAAGAGATCCCAGTAACGGCCCTCGAGCGGCTCAAGCTATTGCAGACTTAGAAGCATTAGGTGAGTCGGTAACCGATACCACACTGTTTTCTATGGTCGCGGCTAATGACTTAGGGGTCGCTTATGGCTCTCAGACTAACGAGTGGTTTGAAAACAACTACACGGCTATCGCCAACAATGATGATCCCTTGATGGATTTTGAAACCAGTGCACCAGTCAACAATCAAGAGGCCAAAATCAATGGTTTTGAGCTTGCTGTACAGCACTTCTTCGGCGATACAGGTTTTGGTGCTCAGGCGAACTACACTACTGTCAATGGCGATGTAGGTTATGATATTACGGCGGACCCAGGAGAAGCTCAATTTGCCCTGTTTGGCTTGAGTGATACGGCTAACTTGGTGTTAATGTATGAGAACTTTGGTTTTCAAACTCGTATAGCCTATAACTGGCGCGATGAGTTCTTGTCTGGCATTAATGGCCAAGATCCAGTATTTACAGAAGCACATCAACAGATTGACCTCACTATCTCTTATGAAGTATTTGAGAACTTCAACGTTTCACTCGATGGTATCAATATTACCGGTGAAGGCTTCCGTTCTCATGCCCGCAGTGGTGCTCAGCTATGGAACCTAGAGCAAGGTGGAGCACGTTACAGCTTAGGTGCTCGTTATACTTTCTAA
- a CDS encoding LacI family DNA-binding transcriptional regulator — protein sequence MATIYDVSVLAGVSLATVSRVMNKNTKVSEKTENKVLDAMKQLDYRPNAIAQSLASSRSNSIGVLVSELHGPFYGAMMSGIEAELRTAKKHVIIAAGHSDEESEKEGIEFLIDRRCDALILHVEAVSDEYLIELSQGSTPIVLINRYIAELKDSCIYLDNQLGGYLATKAMIESGHTALAYISGPFWKVDTQARLAGYKQALAESGLEFDPSLVYEGDYLETGGSRGFQALMKAERSFTALVCANDEMAAGAMDAARQLNVEIPSQVSIVGFDNIILANYIYPKLSTINYPIAEMGHMAARWVLRNTYKNKSLSIKNMFNPALILRDSISSL from the coding sequence ATGGCAACAATTTATGATGTCTCTGTGCTAGCTGGAGTGTCATTAGCCACTGTCTCCAGAGTAATGAATAAAAATACTAAGGTGAGCGAAAAAACCGAGAACAAGGTGCTCGATGCCATGAAGCAGCTCGATTACAGGCCGAACGCTATCGCACAATCTCTCGCCTCTAGTCGCTCTAATAGTATCGGAGTACTGGTTTCTGAACTCCACGGTCCCTTCTATGGTGCCATGATGAGTGGTATAGAAGCTGAGCTACGTACCGCAAAGAAACATGTCATCATTGCAGCTGGTCACAGCGATGAAGAGAGTGAAAAAGAGGGTATCGAATTTTTAATCGATCGCCGTTGTGATGCGCTCATATTACATGTAGAGGCGGTCTCAGATGAATATTTGATTGAGTTGAGTCAAGGCTCAACACCGATAGTACTCATTAACCGCTACATTGCAGAACTTAAAGACTCATGCATCTATTTAGATAACCAGTTAGGTGGCTACCTGGCAACCAAGGCCATGATTGAATCGGGCCACACGGCGCTGGCCTATATTTCAGGCCCCTTCTGGAAGGTCGATACCCAAGCTCGGTTAGCGGGTTACAAACAGGCATTAGCCGAATCAGGTTTAGAGTTTGATCCCTCTCTGGTTTATGAGGGAGATTACTTGGAAACAGGTGGCAGCCGAGGATTTCAAGCCTTGATGAAAGCAGAGCGATCATTTACCGCGCTTGTATGTGCTAACGATGAGATGGCCGCAGGAGCCATGGATGCCGCCAGACAGCTCAATGTAGAGATACCTTCCCAAGTCTCCATTGTGGGCTTCGATAATATAATTTTAGCCAATTATATCTATCCTAAACTCTCAACAATCAATTACCCGATAGCAGAGATGGGACATATGGCGGCTCGATGGGTTTTAAGAAATACCTATAAAAATAAATCGTTATCGATTAAAAATATGTTTAACCCTGCATTGATACTAAGAGATTCCATAAGCTCACTTTAA
- a CDS encoding MFS transporter, with protein sequence MSKLLIKEKLGYAMGDAAANLVWRGALAYLAVFYTDTFGLTAAAAAMLFLVVRLSDGVTDIIMGMVADRTSTRWGKFRPWILWSTPFLALFMVLCFTTPDLNPQNKLIYAYVTYIGLTLAYTLNNVPYSALMGVMTASDTERTSLSGFRFAGAFGGGLLVMGFLPDLVAYFGAGDDAKGYQYSMYLFAGLLIVLMLITFTTTKERVTPALDTSNNLGSEIKDLLKNLPFIIMPLLAMTLFFYYRDLPSGIFFVLVMTGMWALIKRLINNTSDDISRTQRDMIDLLTNKPWLILLGIGFLTMMFNGIKYGAIAYYFKYQIGDELMAGKYFIALLLVSILGALSTGYLSKKLGKRNLFITALLLSGSLTAGFYWVPKGNITAIFTLGCAAEFFAAMMPTLFFTMLGDSADYSEWKNGRRATGLIYSAGTFVQKTGGGFAGALVLVVLASYGYSGMDKTTIEASLPAMQLLMSWIPAIFAFIGAALMVFYPLSCKQNQVIGDALNDRRLNQSLG encoded by the coding sequence ATGAGTAAACTCTTAATTAAAGAAAAATTGGGTTATGCCATGGGCGATGCTGCCGCCAACTTAGTTTGGCGAGGCGCCTTGGCTTATTTAGCCGTATTTTATACTGACACATTTGGTTTAACCGCAGCGGCTGCGGCCATGCTATTTTTAGTCGTGCGTTTATCCGATGGTGTCACCGACATAATTATGGGCATGGTTGCCGACCGTACATCTACCCGATGGGGCAAGTTCCGCCCCTGGATCTTATGGTCCACCCCTTTTCTGGCACTATTTATGGTCTTATGTTTCACGACCCCAGATTTGAATCCACAAAATAAATTGATCTATGCCTATGTCACTTATATAGGTTTAACCTTGGCTTATACCCTCAATAATGTCCCCTATTCCGCGTTAATGGGCGTAATGACAGCCAGCGACACCGAACGAACCAGTTTATCGGGGTTTCGTTTCGCCGGCGCATTCGGTGGTGGACTGTTAGTGATGGGCTTTCTACCTGATTTAGTCGCCTATTTTGGCGCTGGTGACGATGCTAAAGGTTACCAATACTCCATGTATCTGTTTGCTGGTCTATTGATCGTCTTAATGTTGATCACCTTTACCACCACCAAGGAGAGAGTGACCCCGGCGCTTGATACAAGCAATAATTTGGGCTCTGAGATTAAAGATCTGCTCAAGAACCTGCCATTTATCATCATGCCATTACTCGCGATGACCCTGTTTTTCTATTATAGGGATCTGCCTAGCGGAATATTTTTCGTGCTAGTAATGACTGGCATGTGGGCCTTAATCAAACGATTAATCAACAACACCTCGGATGATATCAGCCGAACCCAACGTGATATGATCGATCTGCTGACGAATAAGCCATGGTTAATCCTGTTAGGCATAGGTTTTTTAACTATGATGTTTAACGGTATTAAATACGGAGCTATCGCTTACTACTTTAAATATCAGATCGGTGATGAACTCATGGCCGGAAAATATTTTATCGCCCTGCTGCTGGTTTCAATCTTAGGCGCATTATCGACAGGCTATCTGTCTAAAAAATTAGGTAAACGTAATCTATTTATCACAGCATTATTACTCAGTGGCTCGTTAACGGCCGGATTTTACTGGGTACCTAAGGGCAATATAACCGCAATTTTCACTCTAGGTTGTGCCGCCGAATTCTTTGCAGCCATGATGCCAACCCTATTTTTTACCATGTTGGGAGACTCCGCCGACTATTCAGAATGGAAGAATGGTCGCCGTGCTACCGGACTCATCTACTCGGCGGGAACCTTCGTTCAAAAGACAGGAGGTGGATTTGCCGGAGCTCTGGTACTCGTGGTACTAGCCAGTTACGGATATAGCGGTATGGATAAAACCACCATAGAAGCATCTCTGCCCGCGATGCAACTACTCATGAGTTGGATCCCAGCCATATTTGCGTTTATCGGTGCGGCATTAATGGTGTTTTATCCCCTTAGCTGTAAACAAAATCAGGTTATAGGTGATGCACTCAATGACCGTAGACTGAACCAGTCCCTAGGGTAA